DNA from Clupea harengus chromosome 2, Ch_v2.0.2, whole genome shotgun sequence:
TGGGAAGGGTGATGggtaccgcggtggctacccaaaggtccctgtggctgtcgCTGGCCAAGCTCTCCGACAGGGAAAAGGCAccgctcctcgacgccccggtctgtgtccagggcgtcttcggtaGGGGCAGTCGATACAAtggcggtggagcccacaccgcctccacagacaTCCGCCCGTTGCTCACATgcaaaaatcatgtccagcacggtaagcaggttctcacaagcaccacactcatacgTCCCAACACCTGCCCCAGaaggcgcagtgcccagacatgcttgtgcgactccccccgcgatgcacacagtgcaatcgcaccccccattttttttcaaaaccatgagggggcaaccccatatctcgtccccctccctaggcggagcgggcgcagatctaggcttagactcattgaccatgagcgggttagttcccgaccgattcaactcaaagcccagcctggcttgcgagttggcgcgcagtctcaccatgggtgctgagaacgatcacaaaggggtacgtgctgcaattcgccgtccccctccgccattcggCGGAGTGATCCAATCGGTGATGCAGCAgggacagtctcacttcctacgggaagagatagtctccctgctcagaaaagaagcaaTAAGCATAgtgcctcccgaggaggaagcttcaggcttctacagccgttatttcctggtccccaaaaaggacgggaattatcggccaatattagatctacgtgtgttgaaCAAAGCGCTCATGCcactacggttcagaatgctgaccccacgccggctagtgcagttcataagaccaaacgattggtttatcacgatagacttaaaagacgcatatttccacgttccgatccaccacagacatcggagatatctgaggtttgcattcggaggaatagcgtaccaattcaacgcactcccgttcGGCTTAGCTCTGGCGccgagggttttcacaaagtgcgtagaagcagccatcgcctcATTACGACTATGCGGTTTAcgcttattcaattatttggacgattggttaatagctgctcattcaaaGGCCGCAGCGGTGcaagatggccatctagtggtggcacacctgcatcgactgggctttgtgataaacaaggaaaaaagcgttctgtgcccaagccaaactacgcatttcctaggcatggttctagactccgcctccatggaggtcaggctgtctcgagaacgaataaatgccatcaaaacatgtgtgcgccagttccgactgggacagtcagtctcgtcgctgtgctgggaatgatggcgtcagccgctatcgcacccccgctggggatgttgcgcatgTGGCCGTTCCAgatatggtacctgtctctgaggctcaacgcagtcacagacaggcaccgcagggtaacggtgtcctccagatgcaggagggCCCTGACAATCTGGAGagccccctggtttctcgctgcgtcaggcactatgggcatagtgacgcgtcgcgtagtagtgaccacagacgcctccaccaaggggtggggagcggtctgcgaggggagaggcgtgaacggtctctggtctgcgacagaggccgcgtctcatataaatgtgttagaactgcagacagtagtcctggctctgcgacactttctgcccagactgagtggtcagcatgtgttaatgaggacggacaacactgcggccttggcgtacataaaccgtcaaggcggagtgcgctcccagtcactgcaccattgggcgaaccgcctgctcctgtgggcagcaaTTCACGTccgttccctcagggcagttcatattccaggtcacctcaactacggtgcggacctgttatcgagggtcgaccctcgagcagcagactggtgtctacaccctcaggtgatagagcagatctggatgcgttttttcagggcgcaggtggacctgtttgcgaacaggcagaatacctgctgcccgctctggttctcgctagggggcgacaaccccccactgggcatagacgcgctgggccaccagtggccagaccTGCgtctatatgcttttcccccgatcccgctcctccagcaggtgctatacagggtagcggacgagggcagggaattgatagccccccactggcccaatcagccgtgggcagCGGATCTATTCAATATGAcagtgcaacagccctgggagctgcctctacggagagacctcctaacgcaggtgcacaggacagtgtggcacccccatccggagcggtggcgtctcagggcctggcacctgaaaggcgTCAGGCTTatcggatgcggtggtggctacgatacagagtgcccgagcggtatcgacacgggctctgtatacactgaagtggcgcagttttgaacgatggtgcgctgcgcgtcagcatgactccattaactgcgcgctgggcgttacactaaattcctacagcagttgtttgatgaggggaaggcggcttccactctcaaggtgtacctggcagccatttcagcctgccacgcagacattaatggcagttctcctggcagtcacccgctagcgtcacgctttatggcgggggtgagacggctcagggtgccagagaggcacctcataccctcttgggatctgctggttgtgttacgtgctctcacagggcctctgttcgagcccctggagacggtggacataaagtttgtctctttaaaggccgtgctgctactggcgttaacgtcagcaaagcgcgttggtgaaatgcaagccctgtcagtcagcccatcgtgccttcagttctcgatcgctggtgacagagtggttatgcgacctaatgctgcttacacacctaaagttgtggcaaccccattccgtgattgaattagcagttttctcgcctcctccttttgcgtcagcagaggaggaacgtttgaataagctctgtccagtacgcgctctccgctgttatgtagagcgcactggagctttcagacagtcagatcagctatttgtgtgctttggtgcccGTGCAAAAGGccgacctctatcaaaaccgagcctctcccgttggatagtagaggctatcgtgttgtcttataagagcttgtctttagatcccccggagaagttgcatgcgcactctacgcggggggtctcgtcttcctgggccttactaaagggagtctcagtggaagatatttgcaaagctgcaagctggagttctcgccacactttcattagattctatatgttagatgtggctgaacctagttttctacatggAGTTCTGCAGGcgggcgatctctgaatcccctggcctgggaacgatataatgatgagtgtgttcattagtgtctacacgTTATGttacacatgaaacatcccagggtggtTTCCAACTGGcgcgggatcacggatccctgccGTCTATGTTAAAGGTTGCCCTGTaaaatgttcaccgccagctgccgtatgaacctctaggagggcaaaggcttgaataaagttggtgtgtgtgattggctgccactgtactcTCACGCGGGAATATATAGGgtcccattctgttatatcgcagtgaactgcaatAAGGAACGTCttggttacttacgtaacctcggttccttaagcaggaatcAGATATAACAAgtttggcgtgtacagtgttaccttggtttgatatttcttgctcagtttttctttccaaggatatATTCGTGTTGCGCTGGTcaatttatagactcctgagggggcgggctcaggagaaagcgcagacgaatcgcggcctttcactgacgtcatgtaccattctgttatatctggttcctgcttaaggaaccgaggttacgtaagtaaccgagacgttaccAGTTATAGCTTTCTAACTTAATACTGGCCCGATTTTGATTCTTAATTGTCCTTTGTAAAACTTTGAAcccaaaaagattaaaaaaatcgGGCCAGGTTGGAAATGTTGCCCTTTAAGTATAAGAATTCTCAATGGTTGTAGTATTTATGAGAGTTCTAATATTTATGTAATTACTGGAAAAATAAGGTCTAGTCCACATAAAACCATGTTTAGGTCAGTCACAAAAAACATCAATTAATTTTGTCGTTTAGCCTTCCAACATGACCTTTCTGTGTCTTTCACAATTCTCTTAGTAGAGTTCATGAATAACTTCTGGTCCACTCTTACCTATTGATGGATTTGCACAGGACCACTTAGTTGTTTttttcagcacacacagctaGTAGACCGTGAGGAGACATTCACTAaatttgaaaacattttttgATTGGATTAGATTTGTATACCTCACCTTTAACATAGTTTCAATGATTGTTTACTATCTGGTTGGTAATATATACGTGAAGGAGCAATCTTCACCTCTCCATTTCTATTTTAATCATCGTTTCTCGCTGTTATAAACACAGATACCAATTTATCTGTAATTAACTCTGGCGGATATCAACACTCCGATTAATTGGTCGAGCTCTAGTGTAAATGACTGCCTTTTGAGTTTGAAGAGACAATGAATGACAGACTGTAGAGGATGAACtaaaagttacaaaaggatgcaagtgaGATGTCGAAATGattttctttctgttggactggtCAGAAATAATCTATtagcttgatgtttggctgtgttaggataGTTGTCGACTTGCTGGTCTTATCATAAACATCCTTGCCAAGGTTATCTATTAAAAATATAGACATAGGCTGTGAACATATCGGTGTCATCCCTATCTCACAGAGATTTGTCGTTTTTCCAAATGCTCAGTCATGGACCTGTgctgtctcaggctagcatccaaatacaTTCATCTCAcatcaaaaagtttgatcagttttCGTCAATCTCACACCAATAAACCTTGGAATTTGCAAACTTAACCTAATTTAACTaacttgtaataaattacaatgtccaatgtatattaagcatgtcgccaacaacattttattagattacacatacattcaaatgcttagaaaacaatgtatatgggctgaaaaGGCAACCAGTATTTCAGCTTAAtaaaaatgtgttcttcattttttttgtcattctttgGTTAGGTTCCTTGGTAATCTCCAATGTCACAATAAAATAAACTATGCAgttatatttgtgtaaaatgcaCACAATGGCAAATAATAACCCTTTAGAGGCCACTCTGAATTGTGAAGAGCAGGCCAGGCCTGTTATGCCATGTTGCTCTGTCAGGACTTTAAACAATAGATGCACATTTTTTACGCCAACGAGGTCAAGTATAAAAGCTCTAGAAGGTCAGTGTCAAAGCTGTGCAATCCTGAGACCGAAACACCACAACCGCAACCATGATGGGCAAGGTAAGTCCAGCTCTGGAATATTATCTTCTCagtaaaaactgaaatatagaGATATTGATACTGACTATTCATATTAATGAACATTAAATGTACACGTGACACATTTTCAGGGAATTAATGTGACTCATACATCGTCGATGAGTCATTATAATTCAACCAACTCAAGGATATATTTTCACCTACAACATGTATTAATGCAATAAAGAAACATCTAAATGTAGACAAATGAATGTTATTTCAGATCATCTTCTACGAGGACAAGAACTTCCAGGGTCGCTCCTATGAGTGCATGAGCGACTGTtctgacatgtcctcccacGTCAGCCGCTGTCAATCCTGCAGGGTGGAGAGCGGCTGCTTCATGGTGTACGAGCGTCCCAACTTCATGGGCAACCAGTACTTCATGAAGAGGGGCGAGTATCCCGACTACATGCGTATGCAGAGCATGGGCATGATGTTCGACAACATCAGGTCCTGCCGTATGATCCCaatggtaattttttttatcaatatttAGTCTATTCTGTCCACATGATATATAGCTGACTGTAGTAGGTACTACAACTACTAAGTTTGACCTATCTCCAATACAGCACAGAGGACAGTTCAGAATGAAGATCTACGAGAAGGAGAACTTCGGTGGTCAGAgtatggagctgatggatgactgtgactccatcatggatCGCCATCGTATGTCTGATTGCCAGTCCTGCAATGTGATGGATGGCCACTGGCTCATGTATGAGCAGCCCCACTTCAGAGGCAGAATGATGTACATGAGGCCTGGAGAGCACAGAAGCTTCAGGGACCAGGGATTCAGCAACACCAGATTCATGAGCATGAGGCGCATCATGGATTCCTGTTATTAGGCACGGCATGTTTGCTAAACCTTTAGAAACAGTTgattgtcaataaaatgtttAATCTCTTGGAAAAGCAGTATTAGttttaattattcatttttATACAGGAATGGAATTGTGGCATTAAGGACACAGTACGTTCTCATACCTTCTATGTAGATactgacatttaaaaatgtacaaGCCTTAAACCACTGTTTAGAGGGCAACTGAAGAAGATTTAAAGACCATACAACACCTAACAATATGAATAGCTACACAGAAGCATAGCTCACACCTCAGACGAATACATATCCATCATGCCATATACACCCAACAGTATTGAAACTAAATCAAAGCCAAATACATGGTCATGCCCATAACTGCTGTAAATAGGCAATAGGCTAGTCTACTTTCCTGAATCATGCTGAATTGAAATGTCTCGTCGTGATCGTTCTTCCCTGTgtttataaatatgaataaatcgCCATTAGTCATAGCCTACAGATAGCAATAACTACTTTACAAGGACAAACTGAGACAGTCACTCTGCATTATTTGGTCTTTACTCAGATTATATATTGCCTTGTAATGATCTGTCACAACATCAGATTTCAAATCTGGTTCTGCCATCTGGTGGGTACATGGTTTCTTACTTTACCAATATGACAGCACAGTTTGAAAACACACTTTATAAGGCTTTTTTAGGGGAAGATGCTAAAGTATGTATTGCTCACGAGTCACGCTTCAGGAGAGGAAATGAGCTTGATAGCAGTTTTGTGGATAAATAAATTACTTGACTGTTCTATGACTGGAACATAGAAGAAAGGCAAATCACGGCACTAATCAATGAAAGACTCAGCTCAAATCCTCTGGCCCTAATTTGAAAGGCTGTGAGCTCCACTAGGGTGCTGTGGCGTTACATTACAGTTTAAATAGGGCAACATCAGAGGGAGTAGCCAAGCAGAATACCTCTTTGCCTGTGCCCATAGGAAGGCTAGGATAGAGTAAAGCTTTTATGGGACAGGTTAAATGGCATATTCCTTTCTGGTTGTGTTGTTtaatttgtgtctttgtgtctgagcCAATCATAACAAGGGGAATTCTGATACGTGTTATGATGACAAGCACACTTCTTAGGTTCCAGtccatattatgaaaatatttACTATTACCTCATACATTGTCATTGTGAAATTATTAAATATTttgtacatatatacaaacagcCCAGCACAGTTGAAGATTGTGGATTTTTATGATATTTAGATTTCTGGGACTTACTGCAAGAGAAGAGGAATTTTGGGTGAGAACAATCCCTTTTTTTGTTTGGCCTTGCTGTATATATATGGAAAGGCGTACTTTTATCTTTTTGGCCCTCCTTTTGTTTCTTCTAATTTTTTATGGATCTGAGAATGACAGAATGAAGGACTAAACTTCAAGGGACTTGATCTATGACTtgatatatataattttttgtTATTTGGATTTTTCAGATGCTTGCTGAAGTCCTTGAACTAAATCTGAGAGACTTCAGTTGAAACTGTCTTGAGTTATTTATTGTTGAAATTGGACCTCTACAGTGTCTTGAACAGATCATTTACTATTTGAGTTACTATAAAGAAGCCAATTTGTTTTAAGTTCAAACCTTGAAAGTGTTATCATTGCCGTGGCCTTGACTGTCACATCAGCGCTGAACccagctcctgccacgccccctcctgactCACATGCCTCAAtcaccttcccaatcccctgaTTGCCTGCTCCTgcctcagtcacattcacattcacccgAATACTAATCTCAATCTCCTGATTACACAATTACCTGTACCTGTCACCCACACTACATATACTCCTCACTTCGCTCACTTCCCTGTCGGACCTCGTATCACTAAGTCTACAAACCTGAAGACTACAGCTTCGGACCTGTTGATTTCCATATCAACCAACCTCCATTCAGCGACTCCATACCTCCGTGCAGCGCTCGGGCTTCACATGATCGTTTGCTTTCTCCGTAGTTTAAATATTATCTTTTGTGCTTTTCCCGTTTTGGACATTATATCTTTTTTTGCTTCAGAATAcaatttttctttgttttgcccTTGTTATGTCCCTGTTCCCTTGGCTTGGCTCTCCAAATAAACTGTCATCACCACTACGTCCTTTGTGTCTCCTGAAGTCCGTTACAGaaacattatttaacatatatGGGCCTAATAAACATACCTGAAATCAAGCTACATCCTTTTGGGAATCCATTTATGTATAATATAGTGGAAAGGTAAAAGGTTAGTAGTGATGTGTAGCTTATTTTCCTTAAGTTCCTTAAAAGTTTCAGTTCCTGTAGAAAACAACTATAGAAATGAATTTTCTCAATTttagtttctttacagttattgaggtaaacagaattatatctctgtagggatccttcccatgtagtcagacacttataattgcattatgagcctgtcagtggcgtaAAAAGCGGTATACTTACAGTTTACTGCTTGTTTCATGGGAAATCATTATACAGCCATTTTGTAGTTACCGGTTATAGATTTCCAACTAAATACTGGACCGATTACAATTCTTAATTGTCCTTTGTAAAactttggacccaaaaagatctaaaaatcgGGCCAGGCTGAAAATATTTCCCTTTAAGTATAAAAATTCTAAATGGTTGTAATATTTATGAGAGTTGTAGTATTAGTATAGAAAAAAATAAGGTCTAGTCCACATAAAACCATGTTTAGGCCAGTCACAAAAAACATCAAttaattttgtcatttagccttTCAACATGACCTTTCTGTGTCTTTCACAATTCTTTTAGTAGAGTTCATGAATAACTTCTGGTCCACTCCTACCTATTGATGGATTTGCACAGGACCACTTGTTTttttcagcacacacagctaGTAGACCGTGAGGAGACATTCAcaaaatttgaaaaaaaaaaatgtattgggaTTAGATTTGCATACTCCACCTTTAACATAGTTTCAATTATTGTTTACTATCTGGGTGGTAATATATAGTACGTGAGGGAGCAATCTCCACCTCTCCGTTTCTATTTTAATTAtcgtttcttttttaattatcGTTTCTGTTATAAACACAGATACCAAATTATCTGTAATTAGCTCTGGCGGATATCAACAAGCCAATTGGTCAGGCTCTAGTCTAAATTAGACTGCCTTTTGAGTTTGAAGCAACAATGAATGATAGACTGTAGATGATGAGAGCtaaaagttacaaaaggatgcaagtgaGATTTTGAGCTTATCTTCTCTCTGTTGGACTGGTCAGAAATAACCTATtagcttgatgtttggctgtgttaggaaagttgtcaaCACGCtggttttatcaaaaacatccctgccaatgttatttattaaACAATTAGACGTGGGGGGCACGGTGGCGCAAGCCAATAAgtccccccatttacgggcttcaTTTCCCGCGGGGGCACAGgctcaagtctggcctgatgtcatttcccagtcctctccccaccttttctcttcctcgcttcctgtcatcacttcactgtcctgtccaaataaaggcataaaaaggccaaaaataattcttaaaaaaaaaaaaaaaaagacgtagGCTGTGACCTTAtcggtgtcatccctgtctcacaaagatttgtagtttttccagatgctcAGTCATGGACCTGTgctgtctcaggctagcatccaaatacaCTCATCTCAcatcaaaaagtttgatcagttttCGTCAATCTCATGGCAATAAACCTTTGAAGTTTGCAAACTTAACCTAACTTAACTAACTTCTGATGAATTACaatgtccaatgtatattaagcatgtcgccaacaacattttattacattacacatactccatatTCAAATGTGTACAATGTACAGTGTAAAATGCACACAATGGAAAATAATAACCCTTTAGAGGCCACTTTGAATTGTGAAGAGCAGGCCAGGCCTGTTATGCCATGTTGCTCTGTCAGGATTTTAAACAATAGATGCACATTTTTTACGGCAACGAGGTCATGTATAAAAGCTCTAATAGGTCAGTGTCAAAGCTGTGCAATCCTGAGACAGAAACACCACAACCGCAACCATGATGGGCAAGGTAAATCCAGCTCTGGATTATAATCTTCTCagtaaaaactgaaatatagaGATATTGAGACTGAATATTCATAATAATGAGCATTACATATACATGTGACACATTTTTTGAGAATTAATATGTGACTCATACATCGTCGATGAGTCATTATAATTCAATCAACTCAATGATATACTTTTACCTACAATATGTATTAATGCAATAAAGAAACATCTAAATGTAGACAAATGAATGTTATTTCAGATCATCTTCTACGAGGACAAGAACTTCCAGGGTCGCTCCTATGAGTGCATGAGCGACTGTGctgacatgtcctcccacttCAACCGCTGTCAATCCTGCAGGGTGGAGAGCGGCTGCTTCATGGTCTACGACCGTCCCAACTTCATGGGTAACCAGTACTTCATGAAGAGGGGCGAGTATCCCGACTACATGCGCATGATGAACATGAGCGACTGCATCAGATCCTGCCGCATGATCCCAATggtaatttttttaatcaatatttTGTCTATTCTGTCCACATGATATATAGCTGACTGTAGTAGGGACTTCAACTACTAAGTTTGACCTATCTCCTATACAGCACAGAGGACAGTTCAGAATGAAGATCTACGAGAAGGAGAACTTCGGTGGTCAGAgtatggagctgatggatgactgtgactccatcatggatCGCCATCGTATGTCTGACTGCCAGTCCTGCAATGTGATGGATGGCCACTGGCTCATGTATGAGCAGCCCCACTTCAGAGGCAGAATGATGTACATGAGGCCTGGAGAGCACAGAAGCTTCAGGGACCAGGGATTCAGCAACACCAGATTCATGAGCATGAGGCGCATCATGGATTCCTGTAATTAGGCACGGCATGTTTGCTAACCCTTAAGAAACAGTGGATTGTGAATAAAATGTTTAATCTCTTGGAAAAGCAGTGTTAGttttaattattcatttttATACAGGAATGGAATTCTAGCATTAAGGACACAGTAAGTTCTCATACCTTCTATGGAGATGAACCACTGTTTAGAGGGCCATTGAAGAAGATTTAAAGACCATACAACACCTAACAATGTGAATAGCTACACAGAAGCATAGCTCACACAGACGAATATATATCCATCATGCCAAATACTCCCAACAGTATTGAAACTAAACCAAAGCCAAATACATGGTCATGCCCATAACTGCTGTAAATAGGCAATAGGCTAGTCTATTTTCCTGAATCATGCTGAATTGAAATGTCTCGTCGTGACCGTTCTTCCCTGTGTTCATAAATATGAACACATCGGCATTAGTCATAGCCTACAGATAGCAATAACTAGTTTAAAAGGACAAACTGAGACAGTCACTTTGCATTATTTGGTCAATTATATATTGCCTTGTAATGATCTGTCACAACATCAGATTTCAAATCTGGTTCTGCCATCTGGTGGGTACATGGTTTCTTACTTTACCAATATGACAAAACAGTTTGAAAACACACTTTATAAGGCTTTTTTAGGGGAAGATGTTAAAGTATGTATTGCCCACGCTTCAGGAGAGGAAATGAGCTTGATAGCAGGTTTGTGGATAAATAAGTTACTTGACTGTTCTATGAGAAGGAACATAGAAGAAAGACAAGCCATGGCACTAATCAATAAAAGACTTAGCTCAAATCCTCTGGCCCTAATTTGAAAGGCTGTGAGCTCCACTAGGATGCTGTGGCGTTACATTACTGTTTAAAAAGGGCAGCATCAAAGGGAGTAACCAAGCAGATAAGCTCTTTGCATGTACCCATAGGAAGGCTAGGAGAGAGTAAAGCTTTTATGGGACAGGTTAAATGGCATATTCATTTCTGATTGTGTTGTTTAATTTGTGTCTTCTGAGCGAATCATAACAAAAGGAATTCTGATACGTGCTATGATTACAGGCACTCTTGTTACTTGTTAGGTTCCAGTCcatat
Protein-coding regions in this window:
- the LOC116223181 gene encoding gamma-crystallin M3-like, coding for MMGKIIFYEDKNFQGRSYECMSDCADMSSHFNRCQSCRVESGCFMVYDRPNFMGNQYFMKRGEYPDYMRMMNMSDCIRSCRMIPMHRGQFRMKIYEKENFGGQSMELMDDCDSIMDRHRMSDCQSCNVMDGHWLMYEQPHFRGRMMYMRPGEHRSFRDQGFSNTRFMSMRRIMDSCN
- the LOC105898231 gene encoding gamma-crystallin M3-like, with amino-acid sequence MMGKIIFYEDKNFQGRSYECMSDCSDMSSHVSRCQSCRVESGCFMVYERPNFMGNQYFMKRGEYPDYMRMQSMGMMFDNIRSCRMIPMHRGQFRMKIYEKENFGGQSMELMDDCDSIMDRHRMSDCQSCNVMDGHWLMYEQPHFRGRMMYMRPGEHRSFRDQGFSNTRFMSMRRIMDSCY